One Syngnathoides biaculeatus isolate LvHL_M chromosome 4, ASM1980259v1, whole genome shotgun sequence DNA window includes the following coding sequences:
- the LOC133499287 gene encoding gastrula zinc finger protein XlCGF57.1-like: protein MMASFVDQHCRSRDETKRQELESVAKTHIVLNIQDVRLVSGGNSAHPQHPNVKEEEEEQKHFCMKEEEDYFDITKLPLTIACVKSDDDEDKPTESSQLDLDCPRGDHLGDSPPDNLLAPLSDSDELVQSLRNDKDCETDNKKLKSYKITLHKKTSQKRRTCRTRKERFTCSVCGQRFPYESTLKIHMQKHMGEKPFTCSVCGKQFTSKYSLTAHMQKHPGEKTLSSSVCGKSFLHKSNMVAHIKTHTVEKHFTCTVCDKVFSSKSYLKRHMRTHTGEKPFSCAVCRRNFTSRQNLNIHMWTHNGQHPFNCSFCGDTFAQKVTLIAHTATHTGEKPFTCTVCDKSFSYKYTLKSHMQTHTGGKPFTCLVCKKGFSYENRLKVHMRKHTGEKPYACSMCCKSFSYKHVLTGHMFKHTGEKPFSCSVCGKSFAYKHTLKSHMLTHTGEKPFTCSVCGDSFTYKKTLTSHKMTHSGQ from the exons ATGATGGCGTCATTCGTAGACCAACATTGTCGATCAAGAGACGAGACCAAGCGACAAGAACTGGAATCTGTTGCCAAAACTCACATCGTGTTGAACATCCAAG ACGTACGGCTAGTGAGTGGTGGGAACTCAGCACACCCACAGCACCCCaatgttaaagaggaagaggaggagcaaaAACACTTCTGCATGAAGGAGGAAGAAGACTACTTTGACATCACCAAGTTACCACTGACTATTGCCTGTGTGaagagtgatgatgatgaagacaaACCTACTGAGTCGTCACAACTTGATCTTGATTGTCCAAGGGGAGACCACCTTGGAGACTCACCACCAGACAATCTCTTGGCTCCACTGTCAGACAGCGATGAACTGGTACAATCTTTGAGGAATGACAAAGACTGTGAAACTGAcaacaaaaagttaaaaagctATAAGATAACTCTTCACAAGAAGACTTCTCAAAAACGCAGGACATGTCGCACAAGGAAAGAACGCTTCACTTGCTCAGTTTGCGGCCAAAGATTTCCTTATGAGAGTACTTTGAAAATACATATGCAGAAACACAtgggagaaaaacctttcacGTGCTCAGTTTGCGGCAAACAATTTACCTCTAAGTATAGTTTGACTGCCCACATGCAGAAACACCCGGGAGAAAAAACCCTTAGcagctcagtttgtggtaaatcATTCCTTCATAAATCCAATATGGTGGcacacataaaaacacacacagtagaAAAGCATTTCACATGCACCGTTTGTGATAAAGTCTTTTCCTCTAAGTCTTATTTGAAGAGACATATGAGgacacacacaggagaaaaacctttcagCTGTGCAGTTTGTCGAAGAAATTTCACTTCAAGACAAAATTTGAACATACACATGTGGACACATAATGGACAACATCCTTTTAATTGTTCGTTTTGCGGTGATACGTTTGCTCAGAAAGTCACTTTGATCGCACACACAgcaacacacactggagaaaaacctttcacaTGCACAGTTTGCGATAAAAGTTTTTCTTATAAGTACACTTTGAAatcacacatgcaaacacacacgggAGGAAAACCTTTCACATGCTTAGTGTGCAAAAAAGGCTTTTCTTATGAAAACCGTTTGAAGGTACACATGCGGaaacacactggagaaaaaccttatGCTTGTTCAATGTGTTGCAAAAGCTTTTCTTATAAGCACGTTCTGACTGGTCACATGTTCAAACACaccggagaaaaaccttttagtTGTTCAGTTTGCGGTAAAAGCTTTGCCTACAAACACACTTTAAAATCACACATGCTgacacacacggga
- the LOC133499295 gene encoding oocyte zinc finger protein XlCOF6.1-like, whose product MSDEEQLGRVREENKGQRRQLRAVCETQTELHDEDLRQLIGHTDESLCGGSSLEHVQPCHNKEEEKDSQPCPVKEEEEETVVSRFPLIVGSVASQNNEDEASEWRQRHHQSPSGNHHGGPPPPKLFGPLSQKDKCDTHREGEQSGCEKETIANKNTPETHRRRHADKEQLQCSGCGDCFSDESSLKLHMQKHTGDSSVCGEMFAKKGNGNAHTVDKPFCCAVCGKCFTRKENWTVHMRTHTGEKPFSCPFCAKTFLLKANMLTHMRIHTGEKPFSCSVCEKSFTHKSDLNRHMRTHTGEKPFSCAVCGKTFLHKSNLVTHMRTYTGEKPFSCSICEKSFSYKSDLNRHIRTHTGEKPFSCPICDKSFSCKSDMNRHARTHIGKLIKLS is encoded by the exons ATGTCGGACGAGGAGCAACTTGGTCGAGTTAGAGAGGAGAACAAAGGTCAACGACGACAACTGCGAGCCGTTTGCGAGACTCAAACAGAGCTGCATGACGAAG ACCTTCGGCAGTTAATTGGTCATACAGATGAATCGCTATGTGGAGGCTCCAGTCTGGAGCATGTACAGCCCTGCCACAACAAAGAGGAAGAGAAGGATTCACAGCCTTGCCCTgttaaagaagaggaggaggagactgtTGTCAGCAGGTTTCCACTGATTGTTGGTTCTGTGGCGAGCCAAAATAATGAAGACGAAGCATCGGAGTGGAGACAGCGTCATCATCAGAGTCCAAGTGGAAATCACCATGGAGGACCACCACCTCCCAAACTCTTTGGTCCACTGTCACAAAAAGATAAATGTGATACACACCGTGAAGGTGAACAATCGGGCTGTGAGAAGGAGACAATTGCTAACAAGAACACTCCTGAAACACACAGAAGACGCCATGCTGATAAAGAACAGTTGCAGTGTTCGGGTTGTGGTGACTGTTTTTCTGATGAAAGTAGTTTAAAACTACACATGCAGAAACACACAGGAGACAGTTCAGTTTGTGGTGAGATGTTTGCTAAAAAAGGAAATGGGAATGCACACACGGTAGATAAACCTTTTTGTTGTGCAGTTTGTGGTAAATGTTTTACTCGAAAGGAAAATTGGACAGTTCACATGAGAAcccacacgggagaaaaacctttcagtTGCCCATTTTGTGCTAAAACATTCCTTCTTAAGGCAAACATGTTGACACACATGAGAatacacacgggagaaaaacctttctCGTGTTCTGTTTGTGAAAAAAGCTTCACACATAAGTCTGATTTAAATAGgcacatgagaacacacacaggagaaaaaccttttagtTGCGCAGTTTGTGGTAAAACTTTCCTCCATAAGTCAAACCTGGTGACACACATGAGAACATAtacaggagaaaaacctttcTCTTGTTCCATTTGCGAGAAAAGCTTTTCTTATAAATCTGATTTGAACAGACACATTCGgacacacacgggagaaaaaccctttagtTGCCCTATTTGTGATAAAAGCTTTTCTTGTAAGTCTGATATGAATAGACACGCCAGGACACACATAGGAAAACTTATCAAACTGTCATAA
- the LOC133499294 gene encoding oocyte zinc finger protein XlCOF6.1-like, with protein sequence MSDEEQLGRAREENKGQRRQLRVDCKTQTELGSEDVRQLIGHQDESLWGGSSLEHQQPCHNNEETKDPQLIHVKEEEEETVVSKFPLTVGSVASQHSEDEASEWRQRHHQSPSGNHHGGPPPPKLFGPLSQKDKCDTHHEGEQSGCEKETTANKKTPETHRRRAAKQQLKCSFCDECFSDENTLKLHLQKHTGDRPYNCLVCGDTFVRKGNLKVHMKRHTGEKPFCCAVCGKCFTRKENWTVHMRTHTGEKPFSCPFCAKTFLLKSNMLTHMRIHTGEKPFSCSVCDKSFTHKSDLNRHMRTHTGEKPFSCSVCGKTFLHKSNMVSHMRTYTGEKPFTCSVCDKSFSYKSDLNRHMSIHTGEKPFSCAICEKSFSSKSDLNRHTRTHIGKHVELS encoded by the exons ATGTCGGACGAGGAGCAACTCGGCCGAGCGAGAGAGGAGAACAAAGGACAAAGACGACAACTGCGAGTCGATTGCAAGACGCAAACAGAGCTGGGTAGCGAAG ACGTTCGGCAGTTAATTGGTCATCAAGATGAATCGTTATGGGGAGGCTCCAGTTTGGAGCATCAACAGCCCtgccacaataatgaggaaACCAAGGATCCACAGCTCATCCATgttaaagaagaggaggaggagactgtCGTCAGCAAGTTTCCACTGACTGTTGGTTCTGTGGCGAGTCAACATAGTGAAGACGAAGCATCAGAGTGGAGACAGCGTCATCATCAGAGTCCAAGTGGAAATCACCATGGAGGACCACCACCTCCCAAACTCTTTGGTCCACTGTCACAGAAAGATAAATGTGATACACACCATGAAGGTGAACAATCAGGCTGTGAAAAGGAGACCACTGCTAACAAGAAAACTCCTGAAACGCACAGAAGACGTGCTGCTAAACAACAgttgaaatgttcattttgtgaTGAGTGTTTTTCTGATGAAAATACTTTAAAACTACACTTGCAGAAACACACAGGAGACAGACCTTATAACTGTTTAGTTTGTGGTGACACGTTTGTCCGAAAAGGAAATCTGAAAGTACACATGAAAagacacacgggagaaaaacctttttgtTGTGCAGTTTGTGGTAAATGTTTTACTCGAAAGGAAAATTGGACTGTACACATGAGAAcccacacgggagaaaaacccttcAGTTGCCCATTTTGTGCTAAGACATTCCTTCTGAAGTCAAATATGTTGACACACATGCGAAttcacacaggagaaaaacctttcTCTTGTTCTGTTTGTGACAAAAGCTTCACACATAAGTCTGATTTGAATAGACACATGAGgacacacacaggagaaaaaccctttagttgttcagtttgtggtaaaactTTCCTTCATAAGTCAAACATGGTGTCACACATGAGAACatacacaggagaaaaacctttcacTTGCTCTGTTTGTGATAAAAGCTTTTCTTATAAGTCTGATCTGAATAGACACATGAGTATACATacgggagaaaaaccctttagtTGTGCTATTTGTGAGAAAAGCTTTTCTTCGAAGTCTGATTTGAACAGACACACCAGGACGCACATAGGAAAACATGTTGAATTGTCATAG